One window from the genome of Cydia fagiglandana chromosome 21, ilCydFagi1.1, whole genome shotgun sequence encodes:
- the LOC134675085 gene encoding uncharacterized protein LOC134675085 — protein MGQDDNIHAALSHVVLCCVTGPSLGRVHIKNYTHPGMHTNLLIHGIVGFLHYHGGFGDVAEAYKISLAASRYLPIPCLMADLTRGDDVRSILHLLSGLVPFVIAVSSGKEDRNFGNLMVFINIVCLALYSHEKNSEWGWYTAGAAVFSYLAAPVIGGFGPKVLYPLGLALVDYCGYRVHGVARQAAEQPPRR, from the exons ATGGGCCAAGATGATAATATCCACGCCGCTCTATCGCACGTGGTGCTCTGCTGCGTCACTGGGCCCAGTCTCGGACGGGTCCATATCAAGAATTACACCCATCCGGGCATGCATACGAACCTGCTGATACATGGTATTGTGGGATTCCTACACTATCACG GAGGCTTCGGCGACGTCGCCGAAGCCTACAAGATCAGCCTGGCCGCGTCGCGATACCTCCCGATCCCCTGTCTAATGGCCGACCTAACGCGAGGCGACGACGTACGTTCCATCCTCCACCTCCTCTCCGGACTTGTCCCCTTCGTCATCGCCGTATCATCAGGGAAGGAGGACAGAAACTTCGGGAACCTCATGGTGTTCATCAACATCGTTTGCTTAGCGTTGTACTCGCATGAAAAGAATAGCGAGTGGGGATGGTACACGGCTGGCGCGGCCGTGTTCTCGTATTTGGCCGCGCCTGTGATCGGCGGGTTTGGCCCGAAGGTGTTATACCCTCTGGGGTTGGCGTTGGTGGACTACTGCGGGTACAGGGTGCATGGGGTGGCTAGGCAAGCGGCGGAGCAGCCTCCTCGGCGGTAA
- the LOC134675046 gene encoding uncharacterized protein LOC134675046, with the protein MRFGNGDLTSEKTQGKDEIAINASIAHIVLSCVAGQGISHWNEINFIQPGMHGNLFLFGICGYLLHQSARFKINMGPVYNFSTRATRYLPIPCMMADLYKGNHLFAGLHLMSGLVPFSLSMMGTSFDSAQIGNLVIAGNIISLGHYSLENNMEWGFYTAAAAVFTYYLCPQSGPKIIYPFGLALMEYCAYRASKIKLERKKMILNFIVAVLLIIDPCGC; encoded by the exons ATGAGATTCGGCAATGGAGACCTCACGAGTGAAAAGACGCAAGGCAAGGATGAAATCGCGATCAACGCCTCCATAGCCCACATCGTGTTGAGCTGCGTTGCCGGACAAGGAATAAGTCACTGGAATGAGATAAACTTTATCCAACCTGGAATGCATGGAAACCTATTCCTGTTTGGAATTTGTGGATACCTTCTGCACCAAA GCGCAAGATTTAAAATCAATATGGGCCCAGTGTATAATTTCAGCACAAGAGCTACGCGCTATCTTCCTATTCCATGCATGATGGCCGACCTCTATAAAGGTAACCATCTTTTCGCGGGCCTACATTTGATGTCGGGCTTAGTTCCCTTTTCATTGTCAATGATGGGCACTAGTTTTGACAGCGCACAAATCGGGAATTTAGTTATAGCTGGCAACATTATCTCTCTAGGACATTATTCTTTGGAAAACAATATGGAGTGGGGATTTTATACGGCTGCCGCCGCGGTTTTTACTTATTATTTGTGCCCCCAATCGGGTCCTAAGATCATATATCCTTTTGGCTTGGCACTGATGGAGTATTGCGCTTATAGGGCgtctaaaattaaattagaacGTAAGAAGATGATTTTGAATTTTATCGTAGCCGTGTTGCTTATCATTGATCCTTGCGGCTGCTGA